A genomic window from Indioceanicola profundi includes:
- a CDS encoding LysR family transcriptional regulator encodes MELAWIEDFLALSELGSFSRAAEARNLTQPAFSRRIRALEDWVGATLFDRTGQPVKLTDAGHRFRPAADEVIRQLQRGREEARQAEGEGMSTLRFAATHSLSLTFFPAWLRSLEAEAPPLAVRLESDSMSACERLIAHGQSQFLLCHQHGGAPSRLDPRQFRSIQVGEDMLIPVVSPDAAGTAPMRLPGTEAAPLPYLAYSEVSGLGRAVAAMLSGREVWLHGVFVAHLAVLLRTMVREGRGIAWMPATLVADDLKRGTLVPAGDESWNVPLEIRLFRPRSRMSPAAEAFWKLLG; translated from the coding sequence ATGGAACTCGCCTGGATCGAAGACTTTCTCGCCCTTTCCGAACTGGGCAGCTTCTCCCGTGCCGCTGAAGCCCGGAATCTGACCCAACCGGCGTTCAGCCGCCGCATTCGAGCGCTTGAGGACTGGGTGGGCGCCACCCTGTTCGACCGGACCGGCCAGCCGGTGAAGCTGACCGATGCCGGCCACCGCTTCCGCCCGGCAGCGGACGAGGTGATCCGCCAGCTTCAGCGCGGGCGTGAGGAGGCCCGGCAGGCGGAGGGGGAAGGCATGTCCACCCTGCGCTTCGCCGCGACCCATTCCCTGTCTCTGACCTTCTTCCCGGCCTGGCTGCGCTCGCTGGAGGCGGAAGCCCCGCCGCTGGCGGTACGGCTGGAATCCGACAGCATGAGCGCATGCGAACGGTTGATCGCCCATGGTCAGAGCCAGTTCCTGCTCTGCCACCAGCATGGCGGCGCGCCAAGCCGGCTGGACCCGCGCCAGTTCCGCTCCATCCAGGTCGGCGAGGACATGCTGATCCCGGTGGTTTCTCCGGACGCGGCAGGCACGGCGCCGATGCGGCTGCCCGGCACCGAAGCGGCGCCCCTGCCCTATCTGGCCTATTCGGAGGTGTCAGGCCTGGGCCGTGCAGTGGCAGCAATGCTGTCCGGGCGCGAAGTCTGGCTGCACGGGGTGTTTGTGGCGCATCTGGCCGTCCTGCTTCGCACCATGGTGCGGGAGGGACGCGGCATCGCCTGGATGCCGGCCACGCTGGTCGCGGACGACCTGAAACGCGGCACCCTCGTCCCGGCGGGGGATGAGAGCTGGAACGTGCCGCTGGAAATCCGCCTGTTCCGGCCGCGGAGCCGCATGAGCCCGGCGGCCGAAGCGTTCTGGAAGCTTCTCGGCTGA
- a CDS encoding mandelate racemase/muconate lactonizing enzyme family protein, with protein MRIVEIREKTVSIASNIANAYIDFSKMTCSVVAVVTDVVRDGKPVVGFGFNSNGRYGQGCLMRERIVPRVLEADPDTLVDEANGNLDPFAIWDRMMINEKPGGHGERSVAVGTLDMAIWDAVAKIEGKPLYRLLADRYRGGVADDKVWVYAAGGYYSPNKGNDALRDEMRSYRDRGYKVCKMKVGLAPLAEDLKRIEAALEVVGDGQNLCVDVNGRFDIDTAIAFGEAIKPYNLRWYEEVGDPLDYALQAELSKHYELPMATGENLFSMQDARNLLRFGGMRPDRDILQFDCALSYGLVEYMRTLKMMEEHGWSSRRIVPHGGHQMSLNIAAGLHLGGNESYPDVFKPFGGFADGVAVEDSYVGLPQVPGIGFEAKSELYALLRRELMD; from the coding sequence ATGCGCATCGTCGAAATCCGCGAGAAGACTGTCTCGATCGCTTCGAACATCGCCAACGCCTATATCGACTTCAGCAAGATGACCTGCTCGGTCGTCGCCGTGGTCACGGATGTGGTCCGCGACGGCAAGCCGGTGGTCGGCTTCGGCTTCAACTCCAACGGCCGCTACGGCCAGGGCTGCCTGATGCGGGAGCGCATCGTGCCGCGCGTGTTGGAAGCCGATCCGGACACGCTGGTAGATGAGGCGAACGGGAATCTCGATCCCTTCGCCATCTGGGACCGGATGATGATCAACGAGAAGCCGGGCGGGCATGGGGAACGCTCCGTCGCGGTCGGCACGCTGGACATGGCGATATGGGACGCCGTCGCCAAGATCGAGGGCAAGCCGCTCTACCGCCTGCTGGCCGACCGCTATCGCGGCGGCGTCGCCGACGACAAGGTCTGGGTCTATGCCGCGGGCGGCTATTACTCGCCCAACAAGGGCAATGACGCGCTCAGGGACGAGATGCGCAGCTACCGCGACCGCGGCTACAAGGTCTGCAAGATGAAGGTTGGGCTGGCCCCCCTGGCCGAGGATCTGAAGCGCATCGAGGCAGCGTTGGAGGTGGTCGGCGATGGCCAGAACCTCTGCGTCGACGTCAATGGCCGCTTCGACATCGACACCGCCATCGCGTTCGGCGAGGCGATCAAGCCCTATAATCTGCGCTGGTATGAGGAGGTGGGCGATCCGCTGGACTACGCCTTGCAGGCCGAACTGTCGAAGCATTACGAGCTGCCCATGGCAACGGGCGAGAACCTGTTCTCCATGCAGGATGCCCGCAATCTGCTCCGCTTCGGCGGCATGCGTCCCGACCGGGACATCCTGCAGTTCGACTGCGCCTTGAGCTACGGCTTGGTCGAGTACATGCGCACGTTGAAGATGATGGAGGAGCATGGCTGGTCCAGCCGCCGCATCGTGCCGCATGGCGGGCACCAGATGTCGCTGAACATCGCGGCCGGCCTGCATCTGGGCGGCAACGAATCCTACCCCGACGTCTTCAAGCCCTTCGGCGGCTTCGCCGACGGCGTTGCTGTCGAGGACAGCTATGTCGGCCTGCCGCAGGTGCCGGGTATCGGCTTCGAAGCGAAGTCCGAGCTCTACGCCCTGCTCCGCCGCGAGCTGATGGACTGA
- a CDS encoding tartrate dehydrogenase produces the protein MREYNIAAIPADGIGPEVIHAGLRVLEALERRVGDMKLHVQEFPWGSDYYKRHGVMMPADGLKTLKPFNAIYFGAVGAPDVPDHVTLWGLRLPICQGFDQYANVRPTRVLPGITPPLRNCGPGDLDWVIVRENSEGEYSGNGGRAHRGLPEEVGTEVAIFTRVGVTRIMRYAFRLAQSRPRKFLTVVTKSNAQRFGMVMWDEIAAEVAEEFPDVTWDKMLVDAMTVRMTLKPQSLDTIVATNLHADILSDLAGALAGSLGVAPTANIDPERRFPSMFEPIHGSAFDITGKGIANPIATFWTAAQMLEHLGEKDAAERLMRAVERVTASNILTPDVGGTATTKDVTDAVIDAIHSSNV, from the coding sequence ATGCGCGAATACAACATCGCCGCCATTCCGGCCGACGGCATCGGCCCGGAGGTCATCCACGCCGGCCTCCGCGTTCTGGAAGCGCTGGAACGCCGTGTCGGCGACATGAAGCTGCATGTCCAGGAATTTCCCTGGGGCTCGGACTATTACAAGCGGCATGGCGTGATGATGCCGGCGGACGGGCTGAAGACCCTGAAGCCCTTCAACGCCATCTATTTCGGTGCCGTCGGCGCGCCGGACGTGCCGGACCACGTCACGCTCTGGGGCCTGCGCCTGCCGATCTGCCAGGGCTTCGACCAGTACGCCAATGTGCGCCCCACCAGGGTCCTGCCCGGCATCACACCGCCGCTACGCAATTGCGGCCCCGGCGATCTGGACTGGGTGATCGTGCGTGAGAACTCGGAGGGCGAATATTCCGGCAATGGCGGCCGCGCCCACCGCGGCCTGCCGGAGGAGGTGGGCACCGAGGTCGCCATCTTCACCCGCGTCGGCGTGACTCGCATCATGCGCTATGCCTTCCGCCTGGCCCAGTCTCGCCCGCGCAAGTTCCTCACCGTGGTCACCAAGTCCAATGCCCAGCGGTTCGGCATGGTGATGTGGGACGAGATCGCGGCGGAGGTGGCGGAAGAGTTTCCGGACGTCACCTGGGACAAGATGCTGGTCGACGCCATGACCGTGCGCATGACTCTGAAGCCGCAAAGCCTGGACACCATCGTCGCCACCAACCTGCATGCCGACATCCTGTCGGACCTTGCCGGTGCGCTGGCCGGAAGCCTGGGGGTCGCCCCCACCGCGAACATCGATCCGGAACGCCGCTTTCCCTCCATGTTCGAGCCGATCCACGGCTCCGCCTTCGACATCACCGGTAAGGGCATTGCCAACCCCATCGCCACCTTCTGGACCGCCGCGCAGATGCTGGAGCATCTCGGGGAGAAGGACGCGGCGGAGCGGCTGATGCGGGCGGTGGAGCGGGTCACCGCGTCCAACATCCTGACACCGGACGTCGGCGGCACCGCCACGACAAAGGACGTGACCGATGCCGTCATCGACGCGATCCACAGCTCCAACGTCTGA
- a CDS encoding DUF350 domain-containing protein has protein sequence MFETLPLYFLFLGTGVILIALAVAIYVMITPYREITLIREGNSAAAISLGGTVIGLSIALFSIASGTYDVLDLALWGAVALASQIAVFVLVSFKLPGFRQGIESDRVGYGITLGAFSIAMGILNAGSLSV, from the coding sequence ATGTTCGAGACCCTACCTCTCTATTTCCTGTTCCTCGGAACCGGCGTGATCCTGATCGCGCTGGCGGTGGCCATCTATGTGATGATCACGCCCTACCGGGAGATCACCCTGATTCGCGAGGGCAACAGCGCCGCCGCCATCAGCCTGGGCGGCACGGTGATCGGCCTGTCGATTGCGCTGTTCAGCATCGCCTCCGGTACCTATGACGTGCTGGATCTGGCGCTCTGGGGCGCTGTGGCGCTGGCCAGCCAGATCGCAGTGTTCGTTCTGGTCTCTTTCAAGCTTCCCGGCTTTCGCCAGGGAATCGAAAGCGACCGTGTCGGTTACGGCATCACGCTCGGCGCTTTCTCGATTGCCATGGGCATTCTGAACGCCGGCAGCCTCAGCGTCTGA
- a CDS encoding coiled-coil domain-containing protein gives MMQFFRTLLGVKGENLGRQMVDAIVDLDPKSASAAQLRVMEEDLDKAGKLLTRLRADFQRERKEAIEARENYTRRIAAAEHLNNQLMAESDPNRRASLEGSLSTLLTQLEELEGEVLVEEREAEEAETLVAEAEAAYREKAKALADAKTALTRAERDMQRAKMQEEREHERANRAAEVAGLRQGSGSKLTVAVDAMNRRAETARINAEAARLKAQALGDLSNRDKASLGDPNIEAALRAIGSGGAPTQGLHDRLAKLTGKPPAPKALPGPEKG, from the coding sequence ATGATGCAGTTCTTTCGTACCCTCCTTGGCGTGAAGGGGGAGAATCTCGGCCGTCAGATGGTGGACGCCATCGTCGACCTCGACCCCAAGAGCGCGTCCGCGGCCCAGCTCCGGGTCATGGAGGAGGATCTGGACAAGGCCGGCAAGCTGCTGACCCGGCTGCGCGCGGACTTCCAGCGTGAGCGCAAAGAAGCCATTGAGGCGCGTGAGAACTATACCCGCCGCATTGCCGCGGCAGAGCATCTGAACAACCAGCTCATGGCCGAATCGGACCCCAACCGTCGCGCCAGCCTGGAGGGCAGCCTCTCCACCCTGCTGACCCAGCTCGAGGAGCTGGAAGGCGAGGTGCTGGTGGAGGAGCGCGAGGCGGAGGAGGCGGAAACCCTGGTCGCGGAGGCGGAAGCCGCCTACCGGGAAAAGGCCAAGGCCCTGGCCGATGCCAAGACCGCCCTGACCCGCGCGGAGCGCGACATGCAGCGCGCCAAGATGCAGGAGGAGCGGGAGCACGAGCGTGCGAACCGCGCGGCCGAGGTGGCAGGACTGCGCCAGGGCAGCGGCTCCAAGCTGACTGTGGCGGTGGACGCCATGAACCGGCGGGCCGAGACGGCCCGCATCAATGCCGAGGCGGCACGCCTGAAGGCGCAGGCGCTGGGCGACCTCTCCAACCGCGACAAGGCTAGCCTCGGCGATCCGAATATCGAGGCGGCGCTGAGGGCCATCGGGAGCGGTGGCGCTCCGACGCAGGGACTTCATGACCGGCTGGCGAAGCTGACCGGCAAGCCCCCTGCGCCGAAAGCCCTTCCAGGGCCGGAAAAGGGATAA
- a CDS encoding DUF1190 domain-containing protein, with amino-acid sequence MAKVPTTDPTSPPAARRRRSRYISTLLLGAAALSLSGCGEEAVETEARVFPTVEACRAEFPAEECDKAFEASRDIHLQTAPRYASVAECEAENGPEACQQTVMANPNGGVSSVFVPALMGFMLGRALDGGRYPYGFGYGGRNYYPRPVYVDRDGFLRSGSRTIGQVPGGRDSFLSSRSASTVTTTTTRSGEVGRPTRTSRGGFGRSSARFGGGG; translated from the coding sequence TTGGCCAAGGTTCCAACCACCGATCCGACTTCCCCGCCCGCGGCGCGGCGGCGGCGCTCGCGGTACATATCGACGCTCCTGCTGGGCGCCGCCGCCCTCTCGCTGTCCGGCTGCGGAGAAGAGGCCGTGGAGACGGAGGCGCGGGTCTTCCCCACAGTGGAAGCCTGCCGTGCCGAGTTCCCGGCGGAGGAATGCGACAAGGCCTTCGAGGCATCGCGCGACATCCACCTGCAGACCGCACCCCGCTACGCCAGCGTCGCCGAATGCGAGGCGGAGAACGGCCCCGAGGCCTGCCAGCAGACGGTCATGGCGAACCCGAATGGCGGCGTCAGCAGTGTCTTCGTTCCGGCGCTGATGGGCTTCATGCTGGGCCGGGCGCTGGATGGCGGGCGCTATCCCTATGGCTTCGGCTATGGCGGCCGCAATTACTATCCTCGTCCAGTCTATGTGGACCGGGACGGATTCCTGCGCAGCGGTTCCCGCACCATCGGCCAGGTGCCCGGCGGGCGTGACAGCTTCCTGTCCAGCCGCAGCGCCAGCACGGTGACCACCACGACCACCCGCAGCGGCGAGGTGGGCAGGCCAACCCGGACCAGCCGGGGCGGCTTCGGGCGAAGCTCTGCCCGGTTCGGCGGCGGAGGCTGA
- a CDS encoding glutathionylspermidine synthase family protein, whose amino-acid sequence MRRVEITPRPDWRAKMEALGFDFHTIPSPEDPSGIYWDESAYWLLSEAEVDLLDDASVELHRMCLAAARRIVSERLYPLLNIPPDVVPAIEASWKRHEAGEEFSLYGRFDLAFGGPGHGDGMPKLLEYNADTPTGLYEAAVAQWAWLEDVFPEGDQFNSIHEGLVERWQELLRRDRTLAEDPARRAAGAAGQLHLTCAMPHKEDEGTLRYIQDTATEAGLATKSIALGDIGWTEEEFGSQPRGWFSDLEEVEITTLFKLTPWEWLVEDEFGGHLLRLSQTGAVRTIEPAWKILLSNKGLLAVLWEMYPHHPYLVEAHFDRRAFAPGTRVVAKPLLGREGANISVATLGEGGVVQGRPELETAGPYGEEGYVYQAWSPVANATDSTGRTLHAVVGAWMVGDACRGIGIREDISAITHNTSRFVPHRFE is encoded by the coding sequence ATGCGGCGCGTCGAGATCACCCCCCGGCCGGACTGGCGCGCCAAGATGGAGGCGCTGGGCTTCGATTTCCACACCATTCCGTCGCCGGAGGACCCCTCCGGCATCTATTGGGATGAAAGCGCCTACTGGCTTCTCAGCGAGGCGGAAGTGGATTTGCTGGACGACGCCAGCGTCGAACTTCACCGCATGTGCCTCGCCGCAGCGCGGCGCATCGTCTCCGAACGACTTTACCCGCTGCTGAACATCCCGCCGGACGTGGTTCCCGCCATCGAGGCGTCCTGGAAGCGGCATGAGGCGGGGGAGGAGTTCTCCCTCTATGGCCGGTTCGACCTCGCCTTCGGCGGGCCCGGCCATGGCGACGGCATGCCCAAGCTGCTGGAATACAACGCCGACACGCCTACCGGCCTATACGAGGCGGCGGTTGCGCAGTGGGCTTGGCTAGAAGACGTCTTCCCCGAAGGCGACCAGTTCAATTCCATCCATGAGGGGTTGGTGGAACGCTGGCAGGAGCTGCTGCGCCGCGACCGCACCCTGGCGGAGGATCCGGCCCGCCGCGCCGCCGGGGCTGCCGGGCAGCTCCACCTGACCTGCGCCATGCCGCACAAGGAGGATGAGGGCACGCTGCGCTATATCCAGGACACCGCGACCGAGGCTGGCCTCGCCACCAAATCCATCGCCCTGGGCGACATCGGCTGGACGGAGGAGGAGTTCGGATCGCAGCCGCGCGGCTGGTTCAGCGACCTGGAGGAGGTGGAGATCACCACCCTGTTCAAGCTGACCCCGTGGGAATGGCTGGTCGAAGACGAGTTTGGCGGGCATCTGCTGCGCCTCTCGCAGACTGGCGCGGTCCGGACCATCGAACCGGCCTGGAAGATACTGCTGTCGAACAAGGGGCTGCTGGCCGTCCTGTGGGAGATGTATCCCCATCATCCCTATCTGGTGGAGGCGCATTTCGACCGTCGGGCCTTCGCCCCCGGCACGCGGGTCGTGGCCAAGCCCCTGCTGGGGCGCGAGGGGGCCAACATCAGCGTCGCCACCTTGGGCGAGGGCGGGGTCGTGCAGGGCCGCCCTGAGTTGGAGACCGCTGGCCCCTATGGCGAGGAGGGCTATGTCTATCAGGCCTGGTCTCCCGTCGCGAACGCCACGGACAGTACGGGGCGCACTCTCCACGCGGTGGTGGGGGCCTGGATGGTGGGCGACGCCTGCCGTGGGATCGGCATCCGCGAGGACATATCGGCGATCACGCACAACACCTCGCGCTTCGTGCCCCACAGGTTCGAGTAG
- a CDS encoding potassium channel protein, whose protein sequence is MPKVLHGLLNLKRRRWRDLWGRTERWWVLPLYLAIIFVLHVLAMMVLEGLPLLDAVWLTATTIVTVGYGDVSAKTAAGRIATMLLMYVGAIFVVAVAINDWLDAKADKAERMVRGTWRWNVENHVLIIGTPERDALEYFRRLAKQIRCGRGWTEAPVLLLTRAFDGQGLPAALRDLGVVHRTGDVGTQADLEACDATLARGIIVLTDHEAEDASDARTFDLLHRLREAGYKGPIVAECVADANRPRLMAAGATSLVRPMRGFPEMLTRALFAPGAEQVIENLFTAEGDECLLIDLPAPARMTWLDVVTRVVGSGCGIPIAYRTPGGTVVSNPPGRETIEAAGLFVIVHDVQEARARDVIHAALAG, encoded by the coding sequence TTGCCGAAGGTACTGCACGGACTTCTCAACCTGAAGCGCCGCCGCTGGCGCGATCTCTGGGGTCGTACGGAACGCTGGTGGGTTCTGCCGCTCTATCTCGCCATCATCTTCGTGCTGCATGTGCTGGCCATGATGGTGCTGGAAGGCCTTCCGCTGCTGGATGCAGTCTGGCTGACGGCGACCACCATCGTCACGGTGGGATATGGCGACGTATCGGCGAAGACAGCCGCCGGCCGCATCGCCACCATGCTTCTGATGTATGTCGGTGCCATCTTCGTGGTCGCCGTCGCCATCAATGACTGGCTGGACGCCAAGGCTGACAAGGCGGAGCGCATGGTCCGCGGGACCTGGAGGTGGAATGTGGAAAACCATGTCCTGATCATCGGCACGCCGGAACGCGACGCGCTGGAATATTTCCGCCGGCTGGCGAAGCAGATCCGGTGCGGCCGGGGCTGGACGGAGGCGCCGGTGCTGCTGCTGACCCGCGCCTTCGACGGGCAGGGGCTTCCGGCCGCTCTGCGCGATCTGGGCGTGGTTCACCGCACCGGCGACGTCGGTACACAGGCCGATCTGGAGGCCTGTGACGCCACACTGGCCCGTGGCATCATTGTACTGACCGACCATGAGGCGGAGGATGCGTCGGACGCCCGCACCTTCGACCTGCTGCACCGCCTGCGTGAAGCCGGCTACAAGGGGCCGATCGTGGCGGAATGCGTGGCGGACGCGAACCGGCCCCGCCTGATGGCCGCCGGCGCCACCTCTCTGGTCCGGCCGATGCGTGGTTTTCCAGAGATGCTGACCCGTGCCCTTTTCGCGCCGGGCGCCGAGCAGGTGATCGAGAACCTGTTCACCGCCGAGGGCGACGAGTGCCTGCTGATCGACCTTCCCGCCCCCGCGCGAATGACTTGGCTGGACGTGGTCACCCGGGTGGTGGGTTCCGGCTGCGGCATTCCCATCGCCTATCGCACGCCCGGCGGCACGGTGGTCAGCAACCCGCCCGGCCGGGAGACGATCGAAGCGGCTGGCCTTTTCGTCATTGTCCATGACGTGCAGGAAGCGCGCGCCCGCGATGTCATCCACGCGGCCTTGGCAGGCTGA
- a CDS encoding Mut7-C RNAse domain-containing protein — protein MRLLCDEMLANLARWLRAAGHDTTLAEPGTPDATLIGLCRAERRVLITRDRQLVREAGDGIDSVLLTGENPDAHAALLADRLGLDWTKAPFTRCMLDNTPLRPAEEDEIAGIPPQSRVLPGPFRTCPCCGRVFWPGSHVRRMTAQLERWRAASPPVSAPEG, from the coding sequence GTGCGACTGCTCTGCGACGAGATGCTGGCGAACCTTGCCCGTTGGCTGCGCGCCGCCGGCCATGACACAACCCTGGCCGAGCCCGGCACGCCCGACGCGACCCTCATTGGTCTCTGCCGTGCCGAGCGCCGGGTCCTGATCACGCGCGATCGCCAGCTCGTGCGGGAGGCCGGTGACGGAATCGACAGCGTGCTGCTGACCGGTGAGAACCCGGACGCACATGCAGCACTGCTCGCGGACCGGCTGGGCCTGGACTGGACCAAGGCGCCATTCACGCGCTGCATGCTCGACAACACGCCGTTGCGTCCGGCGGAAGAGGATGAGATCGCCGGCATTCCGCCCCAGTCGCGGGTGCTACCGGGTCCGTTCAGGACCTGTCCATGCTGCGGACGGGTGTTCTGGCCGGGCAGTCATGTCCGGCGCATGACTGCACAGCTTGAGCGCTGGCGTGCCGCAAGTCCCCCCGTATCGGCGCCGGAGGGCTGA